The genomic window CCGAGTGTTTCGGCAAACGCACCGGGTTCAACAAGGGCAAGAGCGGTACCCTGCACGTGGCGGTGCCCGAGGTGAATGCGCTCTGCACCACCACGGTGGTCGGAGGCGGCATTCCCATAGCCGCCGGCGTTGCCTTCGCTCAGAAGTACAGGAAGCAGAAGAACGTCACGGTTTGCTTTTTCGGCGACGGGGCCGCCGATGAGGGCTCCTTTCATGAGGCCTTGAATCTGGCCGCGCTGTGGGACCTCCCGGTTCTTTTCGTGTGTGAGAACAACCTGTATGCGGGGGCGCAACGCTACGAGGAGCACACGAAGATCAGGGACATGGCCGACCGGGCGGTCGCCTACGGCATTCCGGGAATCGTGGTGGACGGCAATGACGCCAGGGTGGTCTACGCGGCCGCGGAAAGAGCGAGGGCGAGGGCTGTTGCGGGTGAAGGTCCCAGCCTGATCGAATGCAAGACGTATCGCTGCCGCGGCCACGGCGAGAGCGATCACCAACTGTATCAGCCCCCGGAGGAAATCGCCTCGTGGAAGGAGCGCTGCCCCCTCCCGAGGCTGCGGGATGAGGTTTTGGCGCAGGAATTGCTCGATGAGAAAGCGCTGAAGTCGATGGAGGACGAAATTTCGAGGATTGTCGAAGACGCGGTGCGTTTTGCCGAGGAAAGCCCCTGGCCCGATCCGGAAGATGCCCTGTCGGACGTATACGTATAACGGAGACCAATCACGGATCGCGCGGGAGGTGAATCATGCAGCAACTGACCATGGGACAGGCGGTGAACCAGGCGCTCAGAGAGGAAATGCTTCGCGACCCGAATGTTTTTATCGCGGGCGAGGGCGTCGGGGTGAGCATTCACGCCGCTCCGGTCCTTCCCACCTTCGGACTGCTGGAGGAATTCGGCCCGGATCGGGTGAAGGATACGCCGGTTTCGGAGGCGGCCATCGCCGGACTGGCGGTCGGCGCCTCCGTGATGGGATTGAGGCCGGTGGTGGAAATCATGTTCAATCCTTTCGTGACCCTCGCTTCGGACATGATCGTCAATCATGCCGCAAAGCTCCGGTACCTGTCGGGCGGGAAGAGCACTTTCCCCATGGTGGTGAGGATAAAGAGCGGGGCCGGGTTCAAGGCGGGATGCCAACATTCTCATAACCTGGAAGCCTGGCTCGCGCACTGTCCGGGAATCAGGGTGGTGATGCCTTCAACCCCGGCGGATGCCAAGGGCCTGCTCAAGTCCGCCATACGGGACGACAATCCCGTGGTGTTCATCGAAGACATGTTGCTCTATTTCGTGCCCGGACCGGTGCCCGAAGAGGAATACCTGGTTCCCATAGGGAAGGCGGACGTCAAACGGCAGGGTTCCGACGTCACCATCGTGACCTGGTCCAAGATGCTGGGAGCGGCCATGAAGGGCGCCGCGCTGCTGGAACAAAAGGGTGTATCCGCCGAGGTGATCGATCTGCGCACCCTCGCGCCGCTCGATAAGGATGCGATTCTCGATTCCGTGAGAAAGACCGGCCGGCTGGTGGTGCTCCACGAGGCCACGCGAACGGGCGGGTTTGCCGGAGAAATCTGCGCCCTGGTTGCCGAAGAAGCGCTGGGCAGTCTCAAAGCGCCTTTCCGACGGGTGACCGGCCCGGACATCCCCGTGCCTTTCAGCCCGCCGCTCGAAGCGTTCTACATCCCCGACGAGCACGACCTGGTAAAGGCGGTGGAAAGCATCGTCTGAGTCGTGCCCGGGCTCAAGGCGCGTATTGAATGTAACAGCCCGCCCGATGGAAGCGGAAAGAGGCGAGGGGGGGCGACTTGCCCGGGGGCGGCCGCACCCTGCCGCGGGGCGCGCCACGGCCGGCGAAGGCGGAACCTTCCGCCCGGCTCGTCGAGAGTGGGGCGTGTTTGCGGGGCGCCACTTCCCGTGCCCGGTCGGGTCAATTATAATCCGGGAGTGCGGGCGTCGCGCGAAAAGCTCCGGAAATGACTGATACCGAAACGCAAAATGGCGTTGCACGCTTCGCGGGTGACTCCCCACTCATGCCGTTGGGCGGGAATGACGATGACTTTCATGACGGGTTGTGAGGCCGCGGTTGACGGGGGGTTGGAGAAGGCCCGCTGATCGCTTCGTTCGCCGGTTTGAGGAACCGATGGTTGACTTCGTGAGGCGAGGAATCGAGGTCCTCGAAAGGATGAGGTCTTTGAAGTCGACGATGGCCATGTGGTCCAAACGTTTCTTGTGGACGGTGGGGATCCTTTGGGTGTCCCTGTCCGTTTCGGCGTGCTCGGAGAACATTTCCGGGCAGGGTCGGGGTGGAGGCGCGAAGCGAGCGGTGGTGGTGCCCGTGACCGTGAGCGCCGCCGTGGAGAAGACCGTTCCCGTGCAATTGAAGGCCATCGGCAAAGTGCAGGCTTACAATACGGTGGCTATCCGCGCGCAGGTGACGGGAGAACTGGTGGGCGTCCATTTCACCGAGGGGCGGGAGGTGAAGAAGGGCGACCCGTTGTTCACCATCGATCCGAGGCCCTTCGAAGCGGAGGTGAAGAAGGCCGAGGCCAACCTGGCCAAGAACAGGGCTCAGTTGGAGAACGCTCGAAGGCAGACCCGGCGCTACGGCGAGGTGGCGCATAAAGGATATGTCTCACAGGAGCTGCACGACCAGGTGCTCACCAATGCAACGGCCCTGGAAGCCGCCGTGCGGGCCGACGAAGCGGCCCTCGAAAGCGCGCGCCTGATGCTCAGGTACTGCCACATCTCCTCGCCCATCGACGGGGTGACGGGTGAAACCAAGGTCGACCTGGGGAACCTGGTCAAGGACAACGACGATGCCAACCCGATGGTCGTGATCAATCAGATCAGCCCGATCTACGCGTCTTTTGCCGTGCCCGAGCAGAACCTCCCCGAGGTGAAAAAACACATGGCGGCGGGAAAGCTCGAAGTCCTCGCGACGGTTTCCGGCAACGAGCGGGACGTTGTGAAGGGGGAACTGTCCTTCATCGACAACACGGTGGATCCCGCCACTGGGACAATCCAGCTCAAAGCAACATTCGCCAACAAGGACAAGTTCCTCTGGCCGGGCCAGTACGTCAATGTCGTGTTGACCCTGACCACTCGGAGCGGCGCGATTGTCGTGCCTTCGCACGCGGTTCAGACCGGCCAGGAGGGACAGTACACCTTTGTGGTGAAGCCCGATGCCACGGTTGAATATCGGCGCGTGACGGTGGGGCGGGACGTGGACGGGGAACTCGTGATCGAAAAAGGGATCGCCGTCGGGGAGAAGGTCGTCACCGACGGGCAGCTCAGGCTTGCGCAGGGTTCCCAGGTGAGGGTCGTTGAGGAGGGGGATGCAGGCACCGGGGAAAAGGCTCGATGAATATCACCGAACTGTTCATCCGACGGCCCGTTGCGACGACGCTGGTGATGCTGGCGATCCTGCTCTTCGGCCTGATGGGATACCGGTCGCTGCCGGTGAGCGAGCTGCCCAACGTGGACTATCCCACCATCGAGGTTTCGTCGAACCTGCCCGGCTCGAACCCGGAGACCATGGCCGCGTCGGTGGCGACCCCCCTGGAACGGGAGTTTTCCACTATCGCGGGGCTGGATTCGATGACCTCGGTCAATGCGCTGGGGATCACCCGGATCACGCTGCAGTTCTCGCTCGATCGGGACATTGACGCCGCAGCCCAGGATGTCCAGACCGCCATCGCCAAGTCCCAGCGTCTCCTGCCGCCGGAGCTTCCCACGCCCCCCTGGTTCCGCAAAGTGAATCCCGCGGACCAGCCCATCCTGTACCTGGCGCTGGCCTCCCCCATACTCCCGCTTTCCACGGTGGACGAGTATGCCCAGACGCTCGTCGCCCAGAGGATTTCGATGCTCGGCGGCGTGGCCCAGGTGCTGGTCTTCGGGTCGCAGAAATATGCCGTTCGCGTGCAGGTCAACCCCAATGCGCTCACCTCGCTTGGCATCGGAATCGACGAAGTCGAACAGGCGATCGCCAAGAGCAACGTGAACCTGCCGACCGGAACGCTCTACGGTCAAAACCGGGCATTCACGGTTCAGGCCACGGGACAGCTTGTCAACGCCGCTTCCTACAAGCCGGTGATCGTGGCCTACCGCAACGGCTCTCCGGTCCGTCTCCAGGACCTGGGAAAAGTCATCGACGGCGTCGAGAACGACAAGGTGGCCGGGTGGTTCAACAGCGGGGGAAACACGTCGCGGGCGATTATTCTGGCCATCCAGAGGCAGCCCGGGACCAACACCGTCCAGGTCGCCGACCGCATCAAGGGACTTCTGCCGATGTTCCGGATGCAGATCCCGGAATCGGTCAAACTGGATATCCTCTACGATCGTTCCGAATCGATCAGCCATTCCATCGAGGACGTCAAGTTCACGCTATACTTGAGCATGTGCCTTGTCGTGCTGGTGATTTTTCTTTTTCTGAGAAACGTGTCCGCGACCATCATCCCTTCCCTTGCGCTGCCCCTGTCCATCGTGGGAACATTCGCGGTGATGTACATGCTGGGCTACAGCCTCGACAACCTGTCGCTCATGGCGCTGACCCTCTCGGTGGGGTTCGTCGTCGACGACGCCATCGTCATGCTCGAAAACATCGTCCGGCACCTGGAGATGGGCAAGAGCAAACTCCAGGCCGCGCTCGACGGCTCCAGGGAAATCGGTTTCACCATTTTGTCCATGACTTTGTCCCTGGCGGCCGTGTTCATTCCCCTCCTGTTCATGGGGGGCATCCTGGGAAGGCTTTTCCACGAATTCGCGGTCACCATCGGGGCGGCCATCCTCGTTTCCGGGGTCGTGTCCCTGACCCTCTCGCCGATGCTGTGCAGCAGGTTTCTGAAAGCTCCCGGCGCCGAACGGCACGGTGCCTTCTACAACACTGCCGAACGGTTCTTCCAGGGGATGCTCGGCGCGTACGACTGGAGCCTGAAGCTCGTCCTCAGGCACAAGGCTTCCATGATGCTCCTTTCAGCCGTCTTGCTGATCGCTACCGGATACCTTTTCTGGGCAATTCCGAAGGATTTCATCCCCAGCCAGGATACGGGACAGGTGCAGGGTTTCACCGAGGCCAGGCAGGGCATTTCCTTCGCGGCCATGGTCGAACGCCAGAAAGCGGTGGCCGCGATCATCAACAAGGATCCGGACGTCGCCGGTTTCATGTCGGGCGCCGGAGCCACGGGAGGAACCCCCACCGGGAACAGCGGCCGCTTGTTCATGCGGTTGAAACCGCGATCCGAGCGCGAATCGAACGTGACCGAGGTGATTGCCCGGCTGCGCGGGGAGGTGGCCGCGGTCCCGGGAATCAATGTCTATTTCCAGAACCCGCCGGCGATTCAGATCGGGGGGAGGGCAACCAAGAGCCAGTATCAATACACCCTCCAGGGACCGGACACGAAGGAGCTCTACCAGTGGGCGCCCGCGCTCGAGGAAAAATTCAGAGAACTGCCCGGACTGCAGGACGTGGTGAGCGATCTGCAGATCACGAATCCTCAGGTGGTCGTCGATATTGACCGTGACAAGGCGCAGTCCCTGGGCGTTTCGGCTGAACAGATCGAGAATGCGCTCTACAGCGCATACGGTGCGCGGCAGGTCTCCACGATCTACACTCCGATCAACCAGTACCAGGTTATTCTCGAGGTCGATCCGAAATACCAGGAGGACCCCTCCGCCCTGTCCCTGCTCTATGTGCGATCGAGCAGCGGACGACTGGTGCCCACCGAGGCCGTGGCAAAAATCAGGCAGAATGTCGGTCCCATGACGGTAAACCACACGGGACAGTTTGCTTCCGTCACCGTGTCCTTCAATCTGAAGCCCGGGGTCGCACTCGGCGACGCTGTGGACCAGATTGAGAAGGCCGTTCGGGAACTGAGGCTGCCGGCC from Syntrophobacter fumaroxidans MPOB includes these protein-coding regions:
- a CDS encoding thiamine pyrophosphate-dependent dehydrogenase E1 component subunit alpha, which encodes MPPTKEKLLEMLRSMLLTRRFEEKLTELCQIEGKVPGMMILCTGQEAVAAGVCAALEPQDVIVPNHRSHGHLLARGADPNALMAECFGKRTGFNKGKSGTLHVAVPEVNALCTTTVVGGGIPIAAGVAFAQKYRKQKNVTVCFFGDGAADEGSFHEALNLAALWDLPVLFVCENNLYAGAQRYEEHTKIRDMADRAVAYGIPGIVVDGNDARVVYAAAERARARAVAGEGPSLIECKTYRCRGHGESDHQLYQPPEEIASWKERCPLPRLRDEVLAQELLDEKALKSMEDEISRIVEDAVRFAEESPWPDPEDALSDVYV
- a CDS encoding alpha-ketoacid dehydrogenase subunit beta, encoding MQQLTMGQAVNQALREEMLRDPNVFIAGEGVGVSIHAAPVLPTFGLLEEFGPDRVKDTPVSEAAIAGLAVGASVMGLRPVVEIMFNPFVTLASDMIVNHAAKLRYLSGGKSTFPMVVRIKSGAGFKAGCQHSHNLEAWLAHCPGIRVVMPSTPADAKGLLKSAIRDDNPVVFIEDMLLYFVPGPVPEEEYLVPIGKADVKRQGSDVTIVTWSKMLGAAMKGAALLEQKGVSAEVIDLRTLAPLDKDAILDSVRKTGRLVVLHEATRTGGFAGEICALVAEEALGSLKAPFRRVTGPDIPVPFSPPLEAFYIPDEHDLVKAVESIV
- a CDS encoding efflux RND transporter periplasmic adaptor subunit, whose product is MVDFVRRGIEVLERMRSLKSTMAMWSKRFLWTVGILWVSLSVSACSENISGQGRGGGAKRAVVVPVTVSAAVEKTVPVQLKAIGKVQAYNTVAIRAQVTGELVGVHFTEGREVKKGDPLFTIDPRPFEAEVKKAEANLAKNRAQLENARRQTRRYGEVAHKGYVSQELHDQVLTNATALEAAVRADEAALESARLMLRYCHISSPIDGVTGETKVDLGNLVKDNDDANPMVVINQISPIYASFAVPEQNLPEVKKHMAAGKLEVLATVSGNERDVVKGELSFIDNTVDPATGTIQLKATFANKDKFLWPGQYVNVVLTLTTRSGAIVVPSHAVQTGQEGQYTFVVKPDATVEYRRVTVGRDVDGELVIEKGIAVGEKVVTDGQLRLAQGSQVRVVEEGDAGTGEKAR
- a CDS encoding efflux RND transporter permease subunit: MNITELFIRRPVATTLVMLAILLFGLMGYRSLPVSELPNVDYPTIEVSSNLPGSNPETMAASVATPLEREFSTIAGLDSMTSVNALGITRITLQFSLDRDIDAAAQDVQTAIAKSQRLLPPELPTPPWFRKVNPADQPILYLALASPILPLSTVDEYAQTLVAQRISMLGGVAQVLVFGSQKYAVRVQVNPNALTSLGIGIDEVEQAIAKSNVNLPTGTLYGQNRAFTVQATGQLVNAASYKPVIVAYRNGSPVRLQDLGKVIDGVENDKVAGWFNSGGNTSRAIILAIQRQPGTNTVQVADRIKGLLPMFRMQIPESVKLDILYDRSESISHSIEDVKFTLYLSMCLVVLVIFLFLRNVSATIIPSLALPLSIVGTFAVMYMLGYSLDNLSLMALTLSVGFVVDDAIVMLENIVRHLEMGKSKLQAALDGSREIGFTILSMTLSLAAVFIPLLFMGGILGRLFHEFAVTIGAAILVSGVVSLTLSPMLCSRFLKAPGAERHGAFYNTAERFFQGMLGAYDWSLKLVLRHKASMMLLSAVLLIATGYLFWAIPKDFIPSQDTGQVQGFTEARQGISFAAMVERQKAVAAIINKDPDVAGFMSGAGATGGTPTGNSGRLFMRLKPRSERESNVTEVIARLRGEVAAVPGINVYFQNPPAIQIGGRATKSQYQYTLQGPDTKELYQWAPALEEKFRELPGLQDVVSDLQITNPQVVVDIDRDKAQSLGVSAEQIENALYSAYGARQVSTIYTPINQYQVILEVDPKYQEDPSALSLLYVRSSSGRLVPTEAVAKIRQNVGPMTVNHTGQFASVTVSFNLKPGVALGDAVDQIEKAVRELRLPATLSSSFQGTAQQFQQSMKGMWVLLIVAIMVIYMVLGILYESFIHPVTILSGLPSAGVGALLTLMIFRVDLSIYAFVGIIMLVGIVKKNAIMMIDFALSAQREYGKSPAEAIYEGCILRFRPIMMTTMAALMGTLPIALGIGAGAEARQPLGLAVVGGLVLSQLLTLYITPVVYLYMESFQEMLRRVFKPAARKATPEAVGSEVMERPRRKTSAL